A genomic window from Camelus ferus isolate YT-003-E chromosome X, BCGSAC_Cfer_1.0, whole genome shotgun sequence includes:
- the LOC116662033 gene encoding fructose-bisphosphate aldolase A-like: MSDHHIYLEGTLLKPNMVTPGHACTQKYSQEEVSMATFTALRRTVPHAVPGITFLSGGQSEEAASINLNAINKCPLLKPWALTFSYGRAMQASALKAWGGKKENLKAAQEEYIKRDLANSLACQGKYTPSGKAGAAASESLFISSHAY, translated from the coding sequence ATGAGTGACCACCACATCTACCTGGAAGGCACCTTGCTGAAGCCCAATATGGTAACCCCAGGTCACGCCTGCACCCAGAAATATTCTCAAGAGGAGGTTTCCATGGCAACTTTCACGGCATTGCGCCGCACAGTGCCACACGCTGTCCCTGGGATCACCTTCTTATCTGGAGGCCAGAGTGAGGAGGCAGCATCCATCAACCTCAACGCCATCAACAAGTGCCCCCTGCTGAAGCCGTGGGCTCTGACCTTCTCCTATGGCCGAGCCATGCAGGCCTCTGCCCTGAAGGcctggggaggaaagaaggagaaccTGAAGGCTGCTCAGGAAGAATACATCAAGCGGGACCTGGCCAACAGCCTCGCCTGCCAAGGGAAGTACACCCCGAGTGGTAAGGCAGGGGCTGCAGCCAGCGAGTCCCTCTTCATCTCTAGCCATGCCTACTAA